The Rhodanobacter sp. LX-99 genome segment ATCAGGCTGACCCCGAGCAGGAACAGCATCGAGGCGGTCAGGTTGACCGCGATGTAGTGCAGCCCCGCGCTGACCCGGCGCGCACCCGAGCCGTGCAGGGCGAGGCCGTAGGACGCCGCCAGCAGCACCTCGAAGAACACGAACAGGTTGAACAGGTCGCCGGTGAGGAAGGCGCCGTTCAGGCCCATCAGCAGGAACTGCAGCAGCGGCTGGAAGTGGCCGCCGCGATGCTGCCAGCGGCCCAGCGCGTACGGCAGCAGCGCCAGCGCGAGCACGCCGGCGAGCAGCACCATCAGCGCCGACAGCCGGTCGGCCACCAGCACGATGCCGAAGCGCGCCGGCCAGTCGCCGATGCGGTAGACCGCCGCCAGCGCGCCGTCGTCGGACACCGCCCGCATCAGCGCCGCGGCCAGCAGCACCAGCGCGACGCACGAGGCGACGCTCAGCGCCAGCACCGTGCGCCGGCGTTTCTCGCCGACCAGCAGCTGCAGCGCGGCGACCAGCAGCGGCAGCACGATCGGTGCGATGATCAGGCAGTTGCTCACGGCGTGCCGTCCTCGCCGTCGACGTGGTCGTTGCCGGTGAGGCCGCGCGAGGTCAGCAGCACCACCAGGAACAGCGCCGTGGTGGCGAAGCCGATCACGATCGCGGTGAGCACCAGCGCCTGCGGCAGCGGGTCGGCGTACTGCGCAATGTCGCCGGCGGCGTCGCGCAGCACCGGATCGGCGCCGGTGCGCAGGCCGCCGATCGAGAAGATGAAAAGATTCACCGCGTAGGAGATCAGGGTCAGCCCGATGATCACCTGGAACGTGCGCGGGCGCAGCAGCAGCCACACGCCGGAGGCGGCGAGAATGCCGATCGCGGCGGCAAGGACCAGTTCCATCAGCCCTGCCCTCCCGTCGTGGCCGGCGCATCCGCCAGCTGGCGCGGACGGCGCAGCGACTGGTGCGCCAGCGCGATCAGCATCAAGGTGGTGGCACCGACCACCACGCTGAACACGCCCAGGTCGAACAGCACCGCCGAGGCCAGCGGCAGCTTGCCCAGCAAGGGCAGCTCCGCGTAGCGGAAATACGAGGTGAGGAATGGACGGCCAAACGCCAGCGAAGCCAATCCGGTCGACACCGCCAGCAACAGGCCCGCGCCGATCCAGCGCACCGGCAGCACGCGCAGGCGCGCCTCCACCCAGCGTGCGCCGCGCGCCATGTACAAGAGGATCAGCGCCACCGCCACGGTGATGCCGGCGACGAAACCGCCGCCCGGCAGGTCGTGCCCGCGCAGGAACAGGTGCAGCCCGAACAGCAGGATCACCGGGAACATCAGCTGGATGATCAGGCCCGGGATCATCAGGTAGTCGGTCAGCGAATGATCGACCGCGCCACCGGCTTCGCCTGCATCCGGCACGTTTTGCCGGCGCTGCTGCAGCGGCACGTTGATGCTCTCGGCGGCCGGGCGGAAGCGTCGCAGCAGGCCGAACACGGTCAGCGCCACGATCGCCAGCACGCTGATCTCGCCCAGCGTGTCGAAGCCGCGGAAATCGACCAGGATCACGTTGACCACGTTGCGGCCGCCGCCCTCCGTGTACGCGCGCTCGAGGAAGAAGCGCGAGATCGAATCGGCCACCGGATGCATCATCGCCGCATAGGCCAGGCTGGCCACGCCCAGGCCGACCACGATCGCGATCAGCCCGTCGCGGCGGCGCCGGAAGCGGTGCATGCGGCTCTCCGGCGCCAGCCCCTCGATGCGCTTGGGCAACCAGCGCATGCCGAGCAGGATCAGGATCGTGGTGACCACCTCCACCAGCAGCTGGGTCGCCGCCAGGTCCGGCGCCGACAGCCACACGAAGCTGACGCAGGACACCAGCCCCGCGCCGCCGGTGAGCACCAGTGCGGCGAGGCGGTGGAACTTGGCCTGGCTCGCCGCGCCGATCGCGCAGGCCGCACCGAGCAGCCACAGCAGCGCGAACGCCGGGTCGACGCTGGACCAGCGCGGATGGAAGCCGAACGGCACGCTGGTCGCGGCCAGGCCGCCGGCCAGCAGCGCCAGCAGCACGATCCACAGCAGCTGCGGCTGCAGCCGGCGGCTCGGGTAGCGGCGCTCGATCCATTGCGGGATGTCCGCGGCGAACACGGCCAGCACGCGCTCGAAGATGCGCTTGCCGCTGAGCCGCCCGGTCAGCGGCGCCGCCTCGCGCCCGGCAAAATAGCCGCGCAGGCGCACGTACAGCAGGCAACCCGCCACGAACGCGAAGATGCTCATCAGCAGCGGCGTGGTCACGCCATGCCATACCGCCAGGCTGTAATCCGGCAGGCGGCCGGCGCCCAACACCGAGCTTGCCGCCGCGCGCAGCGACGGGCCGATCACCCGCGCCGGCAGCATGCCCACCAGCAGGCAGGCCAGCGCCAGGAAGCCGATCGGGAAACGCATCCACAGCGGCGGCTCGTGCGGTTCCCGCGGCAAGCCGGCGGGCACGCGACCGAAGAACACGCCACGCACGAAACGGATCGAATAGGTCACGCCGAACGCGCTGGCGGCCACCGCGACCACCACCGAGATCATGTCGAGCAACGGACCCTGGCGGGCGGCCAGCGTCTCGGCGAAGAACATCTCCTTCGACAGGAAACCGTTCAGCAGCGGCACGCCGGCCATCGCCGCGCCGGCGATCAGCGCCAGCGTCGCGGTGACCGGCATGAAGCGGCGCAGCCCGCCGAGCGTGCGCAGGTCGCGCGTGCCGGCCTCGTGGTCGACCGCGCCGGCGGCCATGAACAGCGAGGCCTTGAAGGTGGCGTGATTGACGATGTGGAAGATCGCGGCGACCACGCCGAGCGCGCTGCCCAGGCCGACCAGCATGGTGATCAGGCCCAGGTGGCTGATTGTCGAATAGGCCAGCACGCCTTTCAGGTCCTGCTCGAACATCGCCGAGTATGCGCCCAGGATCAGCGTCACCAGGCCCGCCCCGCCGACGATCCAGAACCATTGATCGGTGCCGCCCAGCACCGGCCAGAAACGCACCAGCAGGAACACGCCGGCCTTCACCATCGTGGCCGAATGCAGATACGCGGACACCGGCGTCGGCGCCGACATCGCCTGCGGCAGCCAGAAATGGAACGGGAACTGCGCGCTCTTGGTGAACGCGCCGAGCAAGATCAGCAGCAGCGTCGGCGTGTACAGCGCATGCGCGCGTACCGTATCGCCCGCGGCGAGGATCACGTCGAGGTCGTAGCTGCCCGCGACATGCCCCAGCAGCAGCACGCCGGCGAACAGGCACAGGCCGCCGCCGGAGGTGACGATCAACGCCATCCGCGCGCCGTCGCGCGCCGATGGTCCGCGGTACCAGTAGCCGATCAGCAGGAACGAGAACAGGCTGGTCATCTCCCAGAAGAACACCAGCTGGATCACGTTGCCGGACATCACGATGCCCAGCATCGACCCCATGAACGCCAGCAGCAGGGCGAAGAAGCGCGCCAGCGGATCGTCCGGCGACATGTAGTAGCGGGCGTACAGGCCCACCAGCGTGCCGATGCCGCAGATCAGCAGCATGAACAGCCAGCTGAAGCCGTCCACCCGGAACACCAGGTCCAGCCCCAGCCCCGGTACCCACGGGATCACCTGGCGCAGCACGTTGCCGGCGGCAACCGCCGGGTACAGCCAGAGGGAAAGCAG includes the following:
- a CDS encoding monovalent cation/H+ antiporter subunit A; its protein translation is MPDNALPSAIVCLPFVASVAVFLLRGRGRGHNLAAWLMTATALLGLLLSLWLYPAVAAGNVLRQVIPWVPGLGLDLVFRVDGFSWLFMLLICGIGTLVGLYARYYMSPDDPLARFFALLLAFMGSMLGIVMSGNVIQLVFFWEMTSLFSFLLIGYWYRGPSARDGARMALIVTSGGGLCLFAGVLLLGHVAGSYDLDVILAAGDTVRAHALYTPTLLLILLGAFTKSAQFPFHFWLPQAMSAPTPVSAYLHSATMVKAGVFLLVRFWPVLGGTDQWFWIVGGAGLVTLILGAYSAMFEQDLKGVLAYSTISHLGLITMLVGLGSALGVVAAIFHIVNHATFKASLFMAAGAVDHEAGTRDLRTLGGLRRFMPVTATLALIAGAAMAGVPLLNGFLSKEMFFAETLAARQGPLLDMISVVVAVAASAFGVTYSIRFVRGVFFGRVPAGLPREPHEPPLWMRFPIGFLALACLLVGMLPARVIGPSLRAAASSVLGAGRLPDYSLAVWHGVTTPLLMSIFAFVAGCLLYVRLRGYFAGREAAPLTGRLSGKRIFERVLAVFAADIPQWIERRYPSRRLQPQLLWIVLLALLAGGLAATSVPFGFHPRWSSVDPAFALLWLLGAACAIGAASQAKFHRLAALVLTGGAGLVSCVSFVWLSAPDLAATQLLVEVVTTILILLGMRWLPKRIEGLAPESRMHRFRRRRDGLIAIVVGLGVASLAYAAMMHPVADSISRFFLERAYTEGGGRNVVNVILVDFRGFDTLGEISVLAIVALTVFGLLRRFRPAAESINVPLQQRRQNVPDAGEAGGAVDHSLTDYLMIPGLIIQLMFPVILLFGLHLFLRGHDLPGGGFVAGITVAVALILLYMARGARWVEARLRVLPVRWIGAGLLLAVSTGLASLAFGRPFLTSYFRYAELPLLGKLPLASAVLFDLGVFSVVVGATTLMLIALAHQSLRRPRQLADAPATTGGQG
- a CDS encoding Na+/H+ antiporter subunit C, whose protein sequence is MELVLAAAIGILAASGVWLLLRPRTFQVIIGLTLISYAVNLFIFSIGGLRTGADPVLRDAAGDIAQYADPLPQALVLTAIVIGFATTALFLVVLLTSRGLTGNDHVDGEDGTP